The following coding sequences lie in one Pseudomonas sp. B33.4 genomic window:
- a CDS encoding DUF1653 domain-containing protein, giving the protein MPIQPGLYQHYKGPQYRVFSVARHSETEEEVVFYQALYGDYGFWVRPLSMFLESVEVDGEQVPRFALVQAEPSLFSKA; this is encoded by the coding sequence ATGCCGATACAACCTGGGCTCTACCAACATTACAAAGGTCCGCAGTACCGCGTATTCAGTGTTGCGCGGCATTCCGAGACTGAAGAAGAAGTGGTCTTTTACCAAGCCCTGTATGGCGATTACGGCTTCTGGGTGCGCCCTCTGAGCATGTTTCTCGAGTCAGTCGAGGTTGACGGCGAGCAGGTGCCACGCTTTGCTTTGGTGCAAGCCGAACCAAGCCTTTTTTCCAAGGCATAA
- the fadA gene encoding acetyl-CoA C-acyltransferase FadA — translation MSLNPRDVVIVDFGRTPMGRSKGGMHRNTRAEDMSAHLISKLLERNAKVDPAEVEDVIWGCVNQTLEQGWNIARMASLMTQIPHTSAGQTVSRLCGSSMSALHTAAQAIMTGNGDVFVVGGVEHMGHVSMMHGVDPNPHMSLYAAKASGMMGLTAEMLGKMHGITREQQDAFGVRSHQLAHKATVEGKFKDEIIPMQGYDENGFLKLFDYDETIRPETTLESLAALKPAFNPKGGTVTAGTSSQITDGASCMIVMSAQRAQDLGIQPMAVIRSMAVAGVDPAIMGYGPVPATQKALKRAGLGINDIDFFELNEAFAAQALPVLKDLKVLDKMNEKVNLHGGAIALGHPFGCSGARISGTLLNVMKQNSGTFGVATMCIGLGQGISTVFERV, via the coding sequence ATGAGCTTGAATCCTAGAGACGTCGTGATTGTCGACTTCGGTCGTACTCCGATGGGCCGCTCCAAGGGCGGCATGCACCGCAACACCCGCGCCGAAGACATGTCGGCGCACCTGATCAGCAAACTGCTGGAACGCAACGCCAAGGTCGATCCTGCTGAAGTCGAGGACGTGATCTGGGGCTGCGTCAACCAGACCCTGGAGCAGGGCTGGAACATCGCGCGCATGGCGTCGCTGATGACCCAGATCCCGCACACCTCGGCCGGCCAGACCGTCAGCCGCCTGTGTGGTTCGTCGATGAGCGCGCTGCACACCGCTGCACAAGCGATCATGACCGGCAACGGTGACGTGTTCGTGGTTGGCGGCGTCGAGCATATGGGCCACGTGAGCATGATGCACGGTGTCGATCCGAACCCGCACATGTCGCTGTATGCGGCAAAAGCCTCGGGCATGATGGGCCTGACCGCGGAAATGCTCGGCAAAATGCACGGCATCACTCGCGAACAACAGGACGCTTTCGGCGTGCGCTCCCACCAGTTGGCCCACAAGGCAACCGTGGAAGGCAAGTTCAAAGACGAAATCATCCCGATGCAGGGCTACGACGAGAACGGTTTCCTGAAACTGTTCGACTACGACGAAACCATTCGTCCGGAAACCACCCTGGAAAGTCTGGCGGCCCTCAAGCCTGCCTTCAACCCAAAGGGCGGCACCGTGACCGCCGGTACTTCGTCGCAGATCACTGACGGTGCTTCGTGCATGATCGTGATGTCGGCGCAACGTGCACAGGATCTGGGTATCCAGCCAATGGCGGTTATCCGTTCGATGGCAGTGGCAGGTGTGGATCCGGCGATCATGGGCTATGGTCCAGTTCCGGCGACACAGAAAGCCCTGAAGCGCGCAGGCCTTGGTATCAACGATATCGACTTCTTCGAGCTCAACGAAGCTTTCGCTGCACAGGCTCTGCCAGTGTTGAAAGATCTGAAAGTGCTCGACAAGATGAACGAGAAGGTTAACCTGCACGGCGGCGCGATCGCCCTGGGTCACCCGTTCGGTTGCTCCGGTGCCCGTATTTCCGGCACCTTGCTGAACGTGATGAAGCAGAATAGCGGCACCTTCGGGGTGGCCACTATGTGCATTGGTCTCGGCCAAGGCATCTCCACCGTCTTCGAACGCGTCTAA
- the fadB gene encoding fatty acid oxidation complex subunit alpha FadB, producing the protein MIYEGKAITVKALESGIVELKFDLKGESVNKFNRLTLNELRQAVDTIKADASIKGVIVSSGKDVFIVGADITEFVENFKLPDAELVAGNLEANKIFSDFEDLNVPTVAAINGIALGGGLEMCLAADYRVMSTKAKIGLPEVKLGIYPGFGGTVRLPRLIGVDNAIEWIAAGKENRPEDALKVSAVDAVVAPEKLQEAALELIKRAISGEFDFKAKRQPKLEKLKLNAIEQMMAFETAKGFVAGQAGPNYPAPVEAIKTIQKAANFGRDKALEVEAAGFVKLAKTSAAQSLIGLFLNDQELKKKAKAYDEIAKDVKQAAVLGAGIMGGGIAYQSASKGTPILMKDINEHGIEQGLAEAAKLLVGRVDKGRMTAAKMAEVLNAIRPTLSYGDFGHVDLVVEAVVENPKVKQAVLAEVEGQVKEDTILASNTSTISISLLAKALKRPENFVGMHFFNPVHMMPLVEVIRGEKSSELAVATTVAYAKKMGKNPIVVNDCPGFLVNRVLFPYFGGFAKLVSAGVDFVRIDKVMEKFGWPMGPAYLMDVVGIDTGHHGRDVMAEGFPDRMKDDRRSAIDVLYEAKRLGQKNGKGFYAYEADKKGKQKKVADPSVLEVLKPIVYEQREVTDEDIINWMMIPLCLETVRCLEDGIVETAAEADMGLVYGIGFPPFRGGALRYIDSIGVAEFVALADQYADLGALYHPTAKLREMAKNGQSFFG; encoded by the coding sequence ATGATTTACGAAGGTAAAGCCATCACGGTTAAAGCTCTTGAAAGTGGCATCGTCGAATTGAAATTCGACCTCAAGGGTGAGTCCGTCAACAAGTTCAACCGTCTAACCCTGAACGAACTGCGTCAGGCCGTAGACACCATCAAGGCAGATGCTTCGATCAAGGGCGTGATCGTCAGCAGTGGCAAGGACGTGTTCATCGTCGGCGCCGACATCACCGAATTTGTCGAGAACTTCAAGCTGCCGGATGCGGAGCTGGTTGCTGGCAATCTCGAAGCCAACAAGATCTTCAGCGATTTCGAAGACCTCAACGTTCCGACCGTAGCGGCCATCAATGGCATCGCCCTGGGCGGCGGTCTGGAAATGTGCCTGGCAGCTGACTATCGCGTCATGTCCACCAAGGCCAAGATCGGTCTGCCGGAAGTCAAACTGGGCATCTACCCGGGCTTCGGCGGCACCGTGCGTCTGCCGCGCCTGATCGGTGTCGACAACGCCATCGAGTGGATTGCCGCTGGCAAGGAAAACCGCCCAGAAGACGCCCTGAAAGTCAGCGCCGTCGACGCCGTGGTTGCTCCAGAGAAGCTGCAGGAAGCTGCGCTTGAACTGATCAAGCGCGCCATCTCCGGCGAGTTCGACTTCAAAGCCAAGCGTCAGCCGAAACTTGAAAAACTCAAGTTGAACGCCATTGAACAAATGATGGCTTTCGAAACCGCCAAAGGTTTCGTCGCAGGGCAAGCTGGCCCGAACTACCCGGCGCCGGTTGAAGCGATCAAGACCATCCAGAAAGCCGCGAACTTCGGTCGTGACAAGGCGCTGGAAGTCGAAGCCGCCGGTTTCGTCAAACTGGCCAAGACCTCTGCCGCGCAGAGCTTGATCGGTCTGTTCCTGAACGATCAGGAACTGAAGAAAAAGGCCAAGGCCTACGACGAAATCGCCAAAGACGTGAAGCAGGCCGCTGTACTGGGCGCCGGCATCATGGGTGGCGGTATCGCCTATCAGTCGGCCTCCAAAGGCACGCCGATCCTGATGAAGGACATCAACGAGCACGGTATCGAGCAAGGTCTGGCCGAAGCCGCCAAGCTGCTGGTTGGCCGCGTTGATAAAGGCCGCATGACCGCAGCGAAAATGGCTGAAGTGCTCAACGCCATTCGTCCGACCCTGTCCTACGGCGACTTCGGTCACGTCGATCTGGTTGTCGAAGCTGTGGTCGAGAACCCGAAGGTCAAGCAAGCCGTACTGGCTGAAGTCGAAGGTCAGGTCAAAGAGGACACCATCCTCGCGTCCAACACCTCGACAATTTCCATCAGCCTGCTGGCCAAGGCCCTCAAGCGTCCGGAAAACTTCGTCGGCATGCACTTCTTCAACCCGGTGCACATGATGCCGCTGGTGGAAGTGATTCGTGGCGAGAAGTCGAGTGAGCTGGCAGTTGCCACCACCGTTGCCTACGCCAAGAAAATGGGCAAGAACCCGATCGTCGTCAACGACTGCCCGGGTTTCCTCGTTAACCGCGTACTGTTCCCGTACTTCGGCGGTTTCGCCAAGCTGGTCAGCGCCGGCGTGGACTTCGTCCGTATCGACAAGGTCATGGAAAAATTCGGCTGGCCGATGGGCCCGGCGTACCTGATGGACGTGGTCGGCATCGACACCGGTCACCATGGTCGTGACGTAATGGCTGAAGGCTTCCCGGATCGCATGAAGGATGACCGTCGTTCGGCCATCGACGTGCTTTACGAAGCCAAGCGCCTCGGCCAGAAGAACGGCAAGGGCTTCTACGCTTACGAGGCCGACAAGAAAGGCAAGCAGAAGAAAGTTGCCGATCCGTCGGTACTGGAAGTGCTCAAACCGATCGTTTACGAGCAGCGTGAAGTCACTGACGAAGACATCATCAACTGGATGATGATCCCGCTGTGCCTGGAAACCGTGCGTTGCCTGGAAGACGGCATCGTTGAAACTGCCGCCGAAGCCGACATGGGTCTGGTCTACGGTATCGGTTTCCCTCCATTCCGTGGTGGTGCGCTGCGCTACATCGATTCGATCGGTGTTGCCGAGTTCGTTGCCCTGGCTGACCAGTACGCTGATTTGGGCGCGCTGTACCACCCGACCGCGAAGCTGCGCGAAATGGCCAAAAACGGCCAGAGCTTCTTCGGTTAA
- the topA gene encoding type I DNA topoisomerase: MGKSLVIVESPAKAKTINKYLGNQYVVKSSIGHIRDLPTSGSASASKEPAAKRGKAAAGEGPVLSPKEKARKQLVSRMGVDPDHGWKAKYEILPGKEKVIEELRRLAKDADTIYLATDLDREGEAIAWHLREAIGGDDSRYKRVVFNEITKKAIQEAFSEPGELDIDRVNAQQARRFLDRVVGYMVSPLLWAKIARGLSAGRVQSVAVKLVVEREREIRAFNPEEYWEVHADLGTTKGSTVRFEVAREKGEAFKPLNEAQAMAALEKLKSSSYSIVKREDKPTSSKPSAPFITSTLQQAASNRLGFGVKKTMMMAQRLYEAGYITYMRTDSTNLSVDAVAMARTYIEDEFGKKYLPETPNVYSSKEGAQEAHEAIRPSDANTIPSKLTGMERDAERLYELIWRQFLACQMLPAQYLSTTVSVGAGDFELRAKGRILKFDGYTRVMPQIAKPGDDDVLPDMAQGDVMKLIKLDPSQHFTKPPARYSEASLVKEMEKRGIGRPSTYAAIISTIQDRGYVTLHNRRFYSEKMGDIVTERLSESFSNLMDYGFTAGMEENLDDVAQGERDWKSVLDEFYGDFKKKLEVAENPESGMRANQPVMTDIPCTTCGRPMQIRTASTGVFLGCSGYNLPPKERCKATVNLVPGDEIAADDEGESESLVLRGKHRCPICSTAMDAYLLDEKRKLHICGNNPDCAGYEIEEGSYRIKGYEGPSLECDKCGSEMQLKTGRFGKFFGCTNPECKNTRKLLKSGDAAPPKMDPVKMPELKCEKVNDTYILRDGASGLFLAASQFPKNRETRAPLVIEILPHKDEIDPKYHFLCEAPQKDPDGLPAVIRYSRKTKEQYVQTEVDGKPTGWKAYYDGGKWTVEDKRTKAKAE; encoded by the coding sequence ATGGGCAAATCGCTGGTCATTGTGGAATCCCCGGCTAAGGCCAAGACCATCAACAAGTATCTGGGTAACCAATACGTGGTGAAGTCGAGTATCGGCCATATCCGAGACCTGCCCACCAGCGGTTCGGCTAGCGCCAGCAAAGAGCCCGCCGCCAAGCGCGGCAAGGCTGCTGCGGGCGAAGGTCCGGTGCTCTCGCCGAAAGAGAAAGCGCGCAAGCAGCTGGTCTCGCGTATGGGTGTCGATCCCGATCATGGCTGGAAAGCCAAGTACGAGATCCTCCCGGGTAAAGAGAAGGTCATCGAAGAGCTGCGCCGGCTCGCCAAAGATGCTGACACCATCTATCTCGCAACCGACTTGGATCGCGAGGGGGAAGCCATTGCCTGGCACCTGCGCGAAGCCATCGGTGGTGACGACAGCCGCTACAAGCGCGTGGTGTTCAACGAAATCACCAAGAAGGCGATTCAGGAAGCCTTCTCGGAGCCGGGCGAGCTGGACATCGATCGTGTCAACGCACAGCAGGCGCGTCGTTTCCTTGACCGCGTTGTGGGTTACATGGTCTCGCCGCTGCTGTGGGCGAAGATCGCCCGTGGCTTGTCCGCCGGTCGTGTGCAATCGGTAGCCGTGAAACTGGTGGTTGAGCGTGAGCGCGAAATTCGTGCGTTCAACCCGGAAGAGTACTGGGAAGTGCATGCCGATCTCGGCACCACCAAAGGCTCGACCGTGCGTTTCGAAGTGGCTCGCGAGAAAGGCGAAGCCTTCAAGCCGCTCAACGAAGCCCAGGCCATGGCCGCGCTGGAGAAGCTCAAGTCTTCCAGCTACAGCATCGTCAAGCGCGAAGACAAGCCGACCAGCAGCAAGCCTTCGGCGCCATTCATCACGTCGACCCTGCAACAGGCTGCGAGTAACCGCCTGGGCTTCGGCGTGAAGAAAACCATGATGATGGCCCAGCGTCTGTACGAAGCCGGCTACATCACTTATATGCGTACCGACTCGACCAACCTCTCGGTTGACGCCGTGGCGATGGCGCGCACTTACATCGAAGACGAGTTCGGCAAGAAGTACCTGCCGGAAACGCCGAACGTCTACAGCAGCAAGGAAGGCGCACAAGAGGCTCACGAAGCGATTCGTCCGTCCGACGCCAACACCATTCCGAGCAAGCTGACCGGCATGGAGCGTGACGCTGAGCGTCTCTACGAGTTGATCTGGCGCCAGTTCCTCGCTTGCCAGATGCTGCCGGCACAATATCTGTCGACCACCGTCAGCGTAGGCGCTGGCGACTTCGAGCTGCGCGCCAAGGGCCGTATCCTCAAGTTCGACGGTTATACCCGTGTCATGCCGCAGATTGCCAAGCCAGGCGATGACGACGTTCTGCCTGATATGGCGCAGGGCGACGTGATGAAGCTGATCAAGCTCGATCCGTCCCAGCACTTCACCAAGCCACCGGCGCGTTACTCGGAAGCCAGTCTGGTGAAGGAAATGGAAAAACGCGGCATCGGTCGTCCTTCGACTTACGCTGCGATCATTTCGACCATTCAGGATCGTGGCTACGTGACCCTGCACAACCGTCGTTTCTACTCGGAAAAGATGGGCGACATCGTCACCGAGCGTCTGTCGGAAAGCTTCTCCAACCTCATGGACTACGGCTTCACCGCCGGCATGGAAGAGAACCTCGATGATGTGGCGCAGGGCGAGCGCGACTGGAAAAGCGTGCTCGACGAGTTCTACGGCGATTTCAAAAAGAAACTCGAAGTAGCCGAAAACCCTGAAAGCGGCATGCGCGCCAACCAGCCGGTCATGACCGACATTCCGTGCACGACCTGTGGTCGTCCGATGCAGATTCGTACTGCTTCGACGGGCGTTTTCCTCGGTTGCTCGGGCTACAACCTGCCGCCGAAAGAGCGCTGCAAGGCGACCGTCAACCTGGTGCCGGGCGACGAAATCGCTGCGGACGACGAGGGTGAGTCGGAATCGCTGGTACTGCGCGGCAAGCATCGCTGCCCGATCTGCAGCACGGCCATGGACGCTTACCTGCTCGACGAGAAGCGCAAGCTGCACATCTGCGGTAACAACCCGGATTGCGCCGGCTACGAAATCGAAGAAGGCAGCTATCGCATCAAGGGCTATGAAGGTCCGAGCCTTGAATGCGACAAGTGTGGCAGCGAGATGCAGCTCAAGACTGGCCGTTTCGGCAAGTTCTTCGGTTGCACCAACCCTGAGTGCAAGAACACCCGCAAACTGCTGAAAAGCGGTGATGCAGCGCCGCCGAAGATGGATCCGGTGAAGATGCCTGAGCTCAAATGCGAAAAGGTCAACGACACCTATATCCTGCGTGATGGTGCGTCTGGTCTGTTCCTGGCGGCCAGTCAGTTCCCGAAAAACCGCGAGACCCGTGCTCCGTTGGTGATCGAGATTCTGCCGCACAAGGATGAGATCGATCCGAAGTATCACTTCCTGTGTGAAGCGCCGCAGAAGGACCCTGACGGTCTGCCAGCGGTGATTCGCTACAGCCGCAAGACCAAGGAGCAATACGTGCAGACCGAAGTCGACGGCAAGCCTACCGGTTGGAAGGCCTACTACGACGGCGGCAAGTGGACGGTTGAAGACAAGCGTACGAAGGCCAAGGCTGAGTAA